The Cryptomeria japonica chromosome 6, Sugi_1.0, whole genome shotgun sequence genomic interval AATATTATAAAAACTGAAATGTAAAAAAAACTAATaagtttattttgttcattttagtTTCAGAATGAATTAATTACATCTATATTTCAACACATTTTAGTCTGGAGACTTTGAAATAGCTCAAACAAATAGTTACAGGACAAATGTACCGTTTCAACAAATTCCACTGCTTACATGGTTCATTAAAATAAGTCCTTACAAACAATATTAATTTACAGGACATAATCTATGTCACAAACTAGATTTATTGACACTCATGATCAAATAAATGTTTGTCATGCTTGAGATGGTCAGTAGTTTGGGCTTTATTTTTTTTGTAACTCTGATCTCTTCGTATTAATATTACACAAATTGGAGATGtggcaaagaaaatgaaaattgaaataaTAAATCATTTTTCATGATACCCACTGGCTGCTCTGCTGAGAGATTTCGTACCATTCACCCAACACAGCCATTAATCCATTCTACTGCTGAGACAGACTGTTAGAACAGCACAAACTTATTTGCAAAGTTCAGTGCTAATTTATTATGGTAACAAGCTTTTGCATCACCAAAAATTGGACATTTTGATTGCTGTTAAGTCCATGCTACTCGTTCATGGATAATGATTTTGATATGGTTAGAAGTGAATATAAACAATACTCAGATTGCAAAGCAAATATGCAATTCAGAACCAGAAAGTATGAAATTGCGAAGATCATGTAGCCCGTACAGAATTAGAACCCCCCTCCAATTAGTGCTTTTAGTTTCTATATACAAGCTAGCTCCTAAAATCAATTGAATTCTTCTAAGTACAGAAAAGCTTGAGAATATTGGCATAACTCTTTACAGAATCCTAACATAAGAATCCAACAAAAAAGCCTTCAGCATTAattggaaaatcaaaatcaatttgCCGAAGATTTTAGAGAAAGGATTAACTAGAAACATGTGGTGAAGTGCATGTGTCCAAGCTAAATGAGATATTTCACAGCCAAACACAATATGCAGAAAGCTCAAACAAATGAAGGAATTTTTCATATTACAAGACATCTCAATGATGCTCAAACAAAAttgaaagtaaaaaaaataaaactgtACAGCATCTTCACTAACTGATGCTTGTACAGAAAAATATCATAAGAACCAATCTACAAGATGCATGGCTGAAAAACTTCCACAAGAAATTCTTTATTTTACAAACTTCCTACATTACTAGATGTTGCTTTATTTTTGGATTTGGCCAGGTCAACCAAATCTGAGAAAAGCCTATCTTCGGCCTTAACTGGCTTATTGGGAACTGAAGGTTGTTGAGAATAAGGGGAAATATTTTGATATGGATCAGTAGTCATTTGATAGGAAGTGTTGTACCTTGCATCATAAAGCGAAAGGTTGTGTGTCCCTCTTATTAGTTGATCCTGTGAAACTACAGAATAGGCTGGCTTGTACTGACCAGATGCCAAAATTTGTTGTTGCTGATAGAATTGCTGTCCTGGAGGAATATTGTTTTGATACGACACAGGTCCCTGCCATCTGTTTCCTGTCTGTGGTACATTCTCCATATCTTGAATATCCCAAGGAGCAGGTGGAAGACTTTGTGGGCTTCTCTGAGCCTGTGCATGCATGTTGGTCGGATCTGAGCCATATACAAGAGCTTGCTGTTGTGGACTGAGGGATTGCCCAGCTGGATTTGACCACTGCAACGCATGATTGACATGATTTACAAATGTCCCTTGAGATTGAAACTGTCCCTGTTGAACTGAGGGCTGCACCTGTACTGGAATATTTCCATTGGGAGACAAATAGGGCTGCTGTTGCATTTCAAGTGGAGAAGAATGTTGTTGTAGTGCTAAGATACCTTCAGGACCTGATAGTGAATCCAATGAATTTGTAGTAGCTTGCTGAGTGAAAGTTGATTGTGAACTTTGTATGTTTTGCCCACTGGCTGGAATAAGTGGTGGTGAAGTCTCGGCAGTTGGTGACTTGTATTCATCACCGCTCAGAAGATCTATACTAGTGTCCACCCGTGATGTTGAAGCATTCACCTGCATGCCAGGTGGTGGAAGAAGTAACAACTGCTGACTAGCAGGCTGGTCTTTTGCACTAACACGAGCTTTTGAGGAGGCTCTGCAAAGCCACAACTATGTCAATTCATCCAGCaaagaacaaaaaataaaatgTTGAAATAATTTAAATTTCTACAGGCAAATTTTTAAGTCCGTCTACCCTACCTCCGAGCAAGCTGTTCTACAtcatcttcttgttcaacttcctCATGATTAACATCAACTAGGGGTGCCGGAGACTTTTTCTTATCTGGTGGAACAGATAATCCAAAAGCAATTGCATCATGCTTAGCAAGAACACgctcaagatcatcattcaaagATAGGCCTTGACCAAGAAGTTCTTCATCCCTGAATaaatatttttgcaaattatggGATTTCAGATCTTAatgtataaataattaaaatatgcaTTCCAGAAATTTGAGTGTGTATTACTTGTCCAAAAAGCATGATAAAGCAAATCTTAAATCCCTGTCATTTGTGGCTAGGAATCATTTGAAAACCAAGGCTTAGAATGAGTCATCACTGTTTACACTTGACAAAGCAGTTCATACTACGACAAATCTACTGAATCCAGAAAATGGAAAGGATCTCATACGATGTTGTATTCACAAGTTGCACCACTTGCTGCTTGTAAGAACGGCACTGTTCAACAAGATCTACAATTACTTCCTGCTTGACACCCTGCACAACAAAGGTTAAAGTTTCCTTAAGCCTTACTATtaatagatataaattataaaaatacaCATCATTCATCTATAAAGTGGTGACTTCCATTTTCAATAATTTGCCAAAAATTATGAGCAAATAGAATTTTTATGAAACTTTTACTTGGTGAAAATAAAGTTATGAAAGCATTAAAAGGAAATTGAAATAAAGGAATCAAAAAGGGAAAAAAAGACCTGGGAGAACAAAGAGAAAACAAGGAATACccagagaaaaaaaaagaaaagaaaacaaaggaatgaagggggtccccattttgccTTATCAAAAATAAAAGGGTGTGTATTCAAGGCATAACAGTTCCCTTGTCTCCCACCCGTAGAAATTGATAGTGAGCTCACACACCCCAAAATAAACTTTCACAAGTTAGTATGGCAAGAGAATAGCCTGCTTGATTATGGATGCACTGATGTAGAATGATTAACAATGGATCAATGATAGCACATCCCCCATTATGATAAAGTGTACAAGacgccttgcttatataggcaaggtgaaaGATAAGATTAAACAAGATTTAAATGAGTGTCTTAATCCTATGGCATTAGACAACAAACATTTAATGACCTAAGACGGAAGAAGTAAATGACATAAGACAAGATAAGATCTCATGACAACTAAGACTTTTAGAAAGAttcctaggacctaagtaaactaAACTAAAGAATGGGACAGTGGTGAACCCAATTTAGGAGAGGGGGAGGGGCTGTGGGGCCCAGCGGTGTTTAATACCCTTATTATCTCTGCTTTTTAGTTATTTAAATAAAGAATGGAAATTTTAAACACatgaaattgtttgaattcctGATATTTGTTTGAGCCGACTTtggtttgttttatttaatttaataagttTTTGTTCCCAGCTGACCTTGGTTCGGTTGCTTTAACACGGCACAGAATGCCTCTTATTTGTGAGTCCTTCTGCTGATCGGGCATGCTTGGAATTGGATCGTTTTGCCTCTCTGCACAAAGGAGACTGGGATGGCAATCTCAGTTTTTCCAGTAAAGTGGGACGCAAACCTCAACCTTACAAATCAAAATTACCAAGCTAGCTCTCATCTCTGCTAATCTTTACAATACTTTGTTTGTAGAGAACATTCACTACGAAAGGCACATAAGTGGACAAGGCAGCCACGAATGGGACCAGGGCAATTGTCCCCTTCAGCAACTCACTGGCATCTCCTACAGGTGTTATATTCATCCAACCCAAGCCCTCTAGGGACGTATGCAATCTCTACTCGATTAGCATCTTTGCCATGTCTTCAACAAGCAAAGACAGACCTCCAGACGATTGGCAGAAGCACCTCA includes:
- the LOC131048024 gene encoding TOM1-like protein 4 — translated: MAAALVDRATNDMLIGPDWAMNIEICDIINHDPGQAKDVVKAVKKRLGNKNPKIQLLSLTLLETLIKNCGEYVHMQVADRDVLHEMVKLVKKKNADLHVKDKILVLIDTWQDAFGGTMGRYPQYYAAYHELVRAGVRFPQRAESSAPIFTPPQTQPIARYPQSYDSSDSRVEAVQSTTNSDLPPLSITEIRNARGLMDVLMEMLNALDPKSREGVKQEVIVDLVEQCRSYKQQVVQLVNTTSDEELLGQGLSLNDDLERVLAKHDAIAFGLSVPPDKKKSPAPLVDVNHEEVEQEDDVEQLARRASSKARVSAKDQPASQQLLLLPPPGMQVNASTSRVDTSIDLLSGDEYKSPTAETSPPLIPASGQNIQSSQSTFTQQATTNSLDSLSGPEGILALQQHSSPLEMQQQPYLSPNGNIPVQVQPSVQQGQFQSQGTFVNHVNHALQWSNPAGQSLSPQQQALVYGSDPTNMHAQAQRSPQSLPPAPWDIQDMENVPQTGNRWQGPVSYQNNIPPGQQFYQQQQILASGQYKPAYSVVSQDQLIRGTHNLSLYDARYNTSYQMTTDPYQNISPYSQQPSVPNKPVKAEDRLFSDLVDLAKSKNKATSSNVGSL